DNA from Thioalbus denitrificans:
GGGAGGGGTGGGTGGACCGCGAGCGGCTCCACGACTTCTCCGGCCGTTCGCGCAAGCCGCAGATGGCGCTGGCCGCGGCGCTGGGGCTGGAGGAGTACGCCCAGCCGGCCGGCGGCTGCTGTTTCCTGACCGACGAGCACTACTCCGCCAAGCTCGCCGATCTCTGGCGCGCGCGCGGCGAACGGGACTACGATCTCGACGACATCATGCTGCTCAAGGTGGGGCGGCATCTCCGGCCGCGCCCCCATTTCAAGCTCATCATCGGCCGCGAGGAGGGAGAGAACAATTTCCTCGAGGGCTACCGCCGCCGGTTCATCCACCTGCGTACCCTGGGCCATACCGGCCCCCTGGTGCTGGTGGACGGCAGGGTGGACCGCGACGACCTGGAACTGGCCGCCCGCATCGCCGCCCGCTACGGCCAGGGCCGCAGCGCGGCGGCGGTGGAGGTGCAGGTGGAGGATCCCGGGGGGGTGCTCAGCACCATCCTGACCGTCGCGCCCCTGCCGCCCCACGAGGTGGCGGAGTCCTGGCACGTGTGAGGGGGCGCCCGGGCTCCGCCGTCCCCGTGGTTCGCCGCCGGGGCCCGGCGGGATGGCGGGCAGGGCACGGCAACAACAAAATTCAGCGCAACGGCGCAATCTGTGGATAATACTGTCTCCGTGTCACCATTCGCGGTCCAGGAACAACCCGTGAGCCGCCATCAGCTCGATGCCCGCAATCTGCTCTGTCCCATGCCCGTGATCCGCACCCAGGACCGCGTGGCGACACTGGCCCCCGGCGACATGCTGGAGGTGTTCTGCACCGACCCCGGCGCCCTCAACGACATCCCCGCCTGGTGCCGCCTGAACGGCCACCGCGTGCTGGAGACCCGGCGCGACGGGCGCGACGTCGTCCTGGTGGTGGAAGTGGGGGGGGAGGAGCGGTGACCGAAGCCCACGCCGGTGACCTGGCGGCCGAGTTCAACGTCGGCGACGCGCGCTACCGGGAGGCCAAGCGGGTCACCCTGGTGGGTGCGGTGGTCAACCTGGTGCTCTCCGGGGTGAAGATCCTGGTGGGTTGGCTGGGCCATTCCCAGTCGCTGGTGGCCGACGGCATCCACTCCCTCTCCGATCTGGCCACCGACGTGCTGGTGCTGTGGGCGGCCAAGCATGGCAGCCGGGACGCGGACGCGGAGCACCCCTACGGCCACGGACGCATCGAGACCCTGGCCACGGTGGTGCTCGGCATCTTCCTGCTGGCGGTGGGCGCGGGCATCGGCATCGATGCCTCCCGCCGCCTGTTCCACACCGAACTGCTGCTGACCCCGGGCTGGCTGGCCCTGGCGGCGGCGGCGGCCTCGGTGCTGCTCAAGGAGGCCCTCTACCACTACACCCTGCGCGCGGCCAGGCGCCTGCGCTCCAACATGCTGCGGGCCAACGCCTGGCACCATCGGACCGACTCCATCTCCTCGGTGGTAGTGATCGTGGGCATCGCGGGCACCATGGCGGGGCTCCCCTACCTGGACGCCATCGCCGCTGTCGGCGTGGCGCTGATGATCGTCAAGATCGGCTGGGATCTCGCCTGGCACAGCGTCCACGAGCTCATCGATACCGCGCTCGAGCAGGAACGGGTCGATCACATCCGCGAAAAGATCCTGTCGGTGGATGGTGTGCGCGCGGTGCATCAGCTGCGCACCCGGCGCCACGGCGGCCAGGCGCTGGTGGACGTGCACCTGCAGGTGGATCCGCGGCTCAGCGTCTCCGAGGGGCACCGCATCGGGGAGCGGGTCCTCGAGCGGCTCCATGCCGAGGTGGAGGAGGTGAGCGACGTGGTGGTCCACGTGGATCCCGAGGACGACGAAAGCTCGCGGCCCAGCAGCAACCTGCCGCTGCGCGGCCCGGTCCTGGAGCGCCTGCGGCAGCACTGGAAGGCGATCGAGGGGGCCGACCAGGTGCGGCATGTGACACTCCACTACCTGGATGGCGCCATCCATGTGGAAGCCTGGGTGCCCCTTGACGGCCTGGTGGATCTCGAGGCCGGGCGGCAGTTGTCGCGGCGCCTGGCGGAGACCGCAGCCGGTGACCCGGATGTGGCGGAAGTGAAGGTCTTGTATTACTAGTTGCACCATATTGGTGCCTGCGGGACAAGTGTGCACCAAAAGAGGGCGTGCTTGTTCCGCGGGATAGACGGAACCGCCTGATTTCCGTGGATTCCCCGGCTTTCAGGCAGTGGCACAGCAATTGCACCTTTCCCGGCGGGTTTTTTTCAGGGCGGGTGCCCCGGCAGTCCGAAACGCAATTTCCGGAGGAAACAACAGATGTCCGCAGCGAAAGTGCTCAAGATGATGAAAGACAACGAGGTGAAGTTCGTCGACCTGCGCTTCACCGACTCCCGGGGCAAGGAGCAGCACGTGACGCTGCCCGCCAGCGAAATCAACAACGCCTTCTTCAAGGACGGCAAGATGTTCGACGGCTCCTCCATCGCCGGCTGGAAGGGCATCCACGAGTCCGACATGGTGCTCATGCCCGACGCCGACACCGCGGTGATGGACCCCTTCACCGACGAGCCGAACATGATCCTGCGCTGCGACATCCTCGAGCCCAGCACCATGAAGGGCTACGAGCGTGACCCCCGCTCCGTGGCCCGCCGCGCCGAGGAGTACCTGAAGTCCACCGGCATCGCCGACTCCGCCCTGTTCGGCCCCGAGAACGAGTTCTTCATCCTCGACGACGTGCGCTGGGGCGTGACCATGGAGGGAGCCTTCTACAAGGTCGACTCCGACGAGGCCCACTGGAACTCCGAGCGCGTGTTCGAGGGCGGCAACATCGGTCACCGTCCCAGCATCA
Protein-coding regions in this window:
- a CDS encoding tRNA (5-methylaminomethyl-2-thiouridylate)-methyltransferase, whose protein sequence is MSKQRKAVALVSGGLDSMLAAKVVQEQGIQVEGINFFTGFCVEGHTHAIREKDRSRPKRNNALWVAEQLGMKLHIIDISADYKDVVLNPKHGYGANLNPCLDCKIFMVHKALEWMEANGFDFIITGEVVGQRPKSQRADTMPVVARESGAEDRLLRPLCAKNLPPTLPEREGWVDRERLHDFSGRSRKPQMALAAALGLEEYAQPAGGCCFLTDEHYSAKLADLWRARGERDYDLDDIMLLKVGRHLRPRPHFKLIIGREEGENNFLEGYRRRFIHLRTLGHTGPLVLVDGRVDRDDLELAARIAARYGQGRSAAAVEVQVEDPGGVLSTILTVAPLPPHEVAESWHV
- a CDS encoding sulfurtransferase TusA family protein encodes the protein MSRHQLDARNLLCPMPVIRTQDRVATLAPGDMLEVFCTDPGALNDIPAWCRLNGHRVLETRRDGRDVVLVVEVGGEER
- a CDS encoding cation diffusion facilitator family transporter; its protein translation is MTEAHAGDLAAEFNVGDARYREAKRVTLVGAVVNLVLSGVKILVGWLGHSQSLVADGIHSLSDLATDVLVLWAAKHGSRDADAEHPYGHGRIETLATVVLGIFLLAVGAGIGIDASRRLFHTELLLTPGWLALAAAAASVLLKEALYHYTLRAARRLRSNMLRANAWHHRTDSISSVVVIVGIAGTMAGLPYLDAIAAVGVALMIVKIGWDLAWHSVHELIDTALEQERVDHIREKILSVDGVRAVHQLRTRRHGGQALVDVHLQVDPRLSVSEGHRIGERVLERLHAEVEEVSDVVVHVDPEDDESSRPSSNLPLRGPVLERLRQHWKAIEGADQVRHVTLHYLDGAIHVEAWVPLDGLVDLEAGRQLSRRLAETAAGDPDVAEVKVLYY